In Chelonia mydas isolate rCheMyd1 chromosome 19, rCheMyd1.pri.v2, whole genome shotgun sequence, the following are encoded in one genomic region:
- the IFNLR1 gene encoding interferon lambda receptor 1 isoform X2 gives MSTGRIGVLLALSSLQQILGSVALGQPTVPLSPPRNVTLLSKDFGMVLTWLPGEGSPPDVLYTVRYQRWDHLKHWEKVQHCRNISQTTCNLTCVPDLYNKFSARVKARSAGRRSPWVESGVMEYHFDVELAPPTLKVSVTETTITVSATFPLASCVNEAFIGLKYDLDFWEAGTEDKKQYYDNMKQDKVTINTSVLSGNYCLSARASFQAIQLKHSKFSKPVCVLLKSKAMDWKFLVTIAVPLLVLLFLCAAAASVLCLCKQAAKREKRPQALDFSHFRAPGKILEKETSEKEFFEEDLVCVEKPALGGRRSGPSVRNNVSLKASLLSLWEEEEEDDSSSFRPYTEMPRFPKRAPNCQAASTSHQGSHLGSELGGSHLEGGSVSNLAGLEFSQLVWRRGSAEEDTSGFQDSEKSFLSESSSLGDFSLTEARYPATSGHGQHVCQGDTFLQVTVLMEGLNGKPLVSEDSEGFPLDGQLVCFQTLKLAEDEGIASDSDSLTVCSEEDPPPLASVVSEIFETETRGKGDSLQQESDPKFKFQGYQHVRYMPRN, from the exons GCTCTGtagctctggggcagcccaccGTGCCACTGTCCCCCCCTCGCAACGTGACGCTGCTGTCGAAGGATTTCGGCATGGTTTTGACATGGCTCCCCGGGGAGGGGTCCCCGCCAGATGTGCTGTATACCGTGAGATACCAAAG ATGGGATCACTTAAAGCACTGGGAAAAGGTCCAACACTGCAGAAATATTTCCCAAACCACCTGCAATCTGACTTGTGTGCCAGACCTGTACAACAAATTCAGCGCCCGTGTCAAAGCCCGGTCAGCAGGGCGCAGGTCCCCTTGGGTGGAGTCGGGAGTCATGGAATATCATTTTGATG TGGAACTGGCTCCCCCGACACTAAAAGTGAGCGTGACGGAAACTACAATCACCGTGAGTGCCAccttccccctggcctcctgTGTGAACGAAGCCTTTATCGGTCTGAAGTATGACCTGGATTTCTGGGAAGCCGGAACTGAAGACAAG AAGCAGTACTATGACAACATGAAGCAGGACAAGGTAACAATCAACACTTCTGTGCTCAGCGGCAATTACTGCCTGAGTGCCAGGGCTTCCTTCCAAGCAATCCAACTAAAACACAGCAAGTTCTCCAAGCCAGTGTGCGTGCTGTTGAAGTCCAAAG CCATGGACTGGAAGTTCCTCGTCACCATTGCAGTCCCATTGCTCGTCCTGCTTTTCCTTTGCGCTGCTGCTGCCTCCGTCCTATGTCTGTGTAAACAAGCTGCCAAGAGAGAGAAGAGGCCTCAAGCTTTG GATTTCTCCCATTTCAGAGCTCCTGGGAAGATCCTTGAGAAGGAGACCAGCGAAAAGGAGTTCTTTGAGGAAGACCTCGTCTGCGTGGAGAAGCCAGCATTGGGAGGGAGAAGGAGTGGTCCTTCAGTGAGGAACAATGTATCACTAAAGGCTTCTCTCCTCTCActctgggaggaagaggaggaggatgacagCAGCAGTTTCAGACCCTACACTGAAATGCCTCGGTTCCCGAAGAGAGCTCCCAACTGCCAAGCAGCCAGCACGAGTCACCAAGGGTCCCACTTGGGCTCTGAACTGGGTGGCTCCCACCTTGAGGGAGGATCTGTGTCTAACCTAGCAGGGTTAGAGTTCTCTCAGCTTGTTTGGAGAAGAGGCTCGGCCGAGGAGGACACCTCTGGGTTCCAAGACAGCGAGAAATCCTTCCTTTCTGAGAGTTCCTCCTTGGGAGACTTCTCTCTCACTGAAGCCAGATATCCAGCTACTAGTGGACATGGGCAGCATGTCTGCCAAGGAGACACCTTCCTTCAGGTGACTGTGTTGATGGAGGGGCTGAATGGGAAGCCTCTTGTCAGCGAGGACTCCGAGGGCTTCCCTCTTGATGGGCAGCTTGTTTGCTTCCAGACTTTAAAGCTCGCAGAGGATGAGGGCATTGCAAGCGACAGTGACAGCCTCACCGTGTGCTCAGAAGAAGACCCACCACCCCTGGCCTCGGTAGTAAGCGAGATTTTTGAAACAGAGACACGGGGGAAAGGTGACAGCTTGCAGCAAGAGAGCGATCCAAAGTTTAAATTCCAGGGATATCAGCATGTGCGTTATATGCCAAGGAACTGA
- the IFNLR1 gene encoding interferon lambda receptor 1 isoform X1 translates to MSTGRIGVLLALSSLQQILGSVALGQPTVPLSPPRNVTLLSKDFGMVLTWLPGEGSPPDVLYTVRYQRWDHLKHWEKVQHCRNISQTTCNLTCVPDLYNKFSARVKARSAGRRSPWVESGVMEYHFDVELAPPTLKVSVTETTITVSATFPLASCVNEAFIGLKYDLDFWEAGTEDKQKQYYDNMKQDKVTINTSVLSGNYCLSARASFQAIQLKHSKFSKPVCVLLKSKAMDWKFLVTIAVPLLVLLFLCAAAASVLCLCKQAAKREKRPQALDFSHFRAPGKILEKETSEKEFFEEDLVCVEKPALGGRRSGPSVRNNVSLKASLLSLWEEEEEDDSSSFRPYTEMPRFPKRAPNCQAASTSHQGSHLGSELGGSHLEGGSVSNLAGLEFSQLVWRRGSAEEDTSGFQDSEKSFLSESSSLGDFSLTEARYPATSGHGQHVCQGDTFLQVTVLMEGLNGKPLVSEDSEGFPLDGQLVCFQTLKLAEDEGIASDSDSLTVCSEEDPPPLASVVSEIFETETRGKGDSLQQESDPKFKFQGYQHVRYMPRN, encoded by the exons GCTCTGtagctctggggcagcccaccGTGCCACTGTCCCCCCCTCGCAACGTGACGCTGCTGTCGAAGGATTTCGGCATGGTTTTGACATGGCTCCCCGGGGAGGGGTCCCCGCCAGATGTGCTGTATACCGTGAGATACCAAAG ATGGGATCACTTAAAGCACTGGGAAAAGGTCCAACACTGCAGAAATATTTCCCAAACCACCTGCAATCTGACTTGTGTGCCAGACCTGTACAACAAATTCAGCGCCCGTGTCAAAGCCCGGTCAGCAGGGCGCAGGTCCCCTTGGGTGGAGTCGGGAGTCATGGAATATCATTTTGATG TGGAACTGGCTCCCCCGACACTAAAAGTGAGCGTGACGGAAACTACAATCACCGTGAGTGCCAccttccccctggcctcctgTGTGAACGAAGCCTTTATCGGTCTGAAGTATGACCTGGATTTCTGGGAAGCCGGAACTGAAGACAAG CAGAAGCAGTACTATGACAACATGAAGCAGGACAAGGTAACAATCAACACTTCTGTGCTCAGCGGCAATTACTGCCTGAGTGCCAGGGCTTCCTTCCAAGCAATCCAACTAAAACACAGCAAGTTCTCCAAGCCAGTGTGCGTGCTGTTGAAGTCCAAAG CCATGGACTGGAAGTTCCTCGTCACCATTGCAGTCCCATTGCTCGTCCTGCTTTTCCTTTGCGCTGCTGCTGCCTCCGTCCTATGTCTGTGTAAACAAGCTGCCAAGAGAGAGAAGAGGCCTCAAGCTTTG GATTTCTCCCATTTCAGAGCTCCTGGGAAGATCCTTGAGAAGGAGACCAGCGAAAAGGAGTTCTTTGAGGAAGACCTCGTCTGCGTGGAGAAGCCAGCATTGGGAGGGAGAAGGAGTGGTCCTTCAGTGAGGAACAATGTATCACTAAAGGCTTCTCTCCTCTCActctgggaggaagaggaggaggatgacagCAGCAGTTTCAGACCCTACACTGAAATGCCTCGGTTCCCGAAGAGAGCTCCCAACTGCCAAGCAGCCAGCACGAGTCACCAAGGGTCCCACTTGGGCTCTGAACTGGGTGGCTCCCACCTTGAGGGAGGATCTGTGTCTAACCTAGCAGGGTTAGAGTTCTCTCAGCTTGTTTGGAGAAGAGGCTCGGCCGAGGAGGACACCTCTGGGTTCCAAGACAGCGAGAAATCCTTCCTTTCTGAGAGTTCCTCCTTGGGAGACTTCTCTCTCACTGAAGCCAGATATCCAGCTACTAGTGGACATGGGCAGCATGTCTGCCAAGGAGACACCTTCCTTCAGGTGACTGTGTTGATGGAGGGGCTGAATGGGAAGCCTCTTGTCAGCGAGGACTCCGAGGGCTTCCCTCTTGATGGGCAGCTTGTTTGCTTCCAGACTTTAAAGCTCGCAGAGGATGAGGGCATTGCAAGCGACAGTGACAGCCTCACCGTGTGCTCAGAAGAAGACCCACCACCCCTGGCCTCGGTAGTAAGCGAGATTTTTGAAACAGAGACACGGGGGAAAGGTGACAGCTTGCAGCAAGAGAGCGATCCAAAGTTTAAATTCCAGGGATATCAGCATGTGCGTTATATGCCAAGGAACTGA